From Mucilaginibacter rubeus, a single genomic window includes:
- the ilvD gene encoding dihydroxy-acid dehydratase, with translation MSSSSDTTKAIELNKYSKTFTQDPTQPAAQAMLYGIGLTDDDMRKAQVGVASMGYDGNTCNMHLNDLAKLVKQGIWDEDMVGLIFHTIGVSDGMSNGTEGMRYSLVSRDIIADSIEAVTGAQYYDGLITLPGCDKNMPGSIMAMGRLNRPSIMVYGGTIRPGHWKGEDLNIVSAFEALGKKIAGQIDDVDFMGVIKNACPSAGACGGIYTANTMAAAIEALGMSLPYSSSNPALSEEKKAECLAAGKAIKVLLEKDIKPSDIMTREAFENAIVVIMVLGGSTNAVLHLIAMAKSVDVKLTQDDFQTVSNRIPVLADMKPSGKYMMEDLHNIGGVPAVMKYCLEQGWLHGDCLTVTGKTIAENLADIPALEFEAQKIIKPVENPIKATGHLQILYGNLAEGGSVAKITGKEGERFTGPARVFDGEFELIAGIQSGRVKKGDVVVIRNVGPKGAPGMPEMLKPTSAIFGAGLGSSVALITDGRFSGGTHGFVVGHITPEAYDGGFIAMVKDDDIIEIDAVANKINVSLPQEEIAARRAAWQKPALKVTKGVLYRYAKNVTTAAEGCVTDE, from the coding sequence ATGAGTTCATCATCAGATACCACCAAGGCTATAGAATTGAACAAGTATAGCAAAACCTTTACCCAGGACCCAACGCAGCCTGCAGCACAGGCTATGCTTTACGGGATCGGCTTAACCGACGACGATATGCGCAAAGCACAGGTCGGCGTGGCCAGCATGGGTTACGATGGTAATACCTGCAACATGCACCTTAACGATCTGGCAAAACTGGTTAAACAAGGTATCTGGGATGAAGATATGGTGGGCCTCATTTTCCACACCATTGGCGTAAGCGATGGCATGAGCAACGGTACCGAGGGTATGCGTTACTCATTGGTAAGCCGGGATATCATTGCCGACTCAATTGAGGCTGTTACCGGTGCTCAATATTATGATGGTTTAATTACCCTGCCTGGCTGCGACAAAAACATGCCTGGTTCTATAATGGCTATGGGCCGCTTAAACCGTCCGTCAATCATGGTTTACGGTGGTACCATTAGACCGGGCCACTGGAAAGGTGAAGACCTGAACATAGTATCAGCATTTGAAGCCTTAGGCAAAAAAATTGCCGGCCAGATAGATGATGTTGATTTCATGGGCGTAATTAAAAACGCTTGTCCAAGCGCAGGTGCCTGTGGTGGTATTTACACTGCAAACACTATGGCCGCAGCTATCGAGGCATTAGGTATGAGCTTGCCATATTCGTCATCAAACCCTGCATTAAGCGAAGAGAAAAAAGCAGAATGCCTTGCGGCCGGTAAAGCCATTAAGGTATTGTTAGAGAAAGATATTAAACCATCAGACATCATGACCCGCGAAGCATTTGAAAATGCTATTGTTGTGATCATGGTACTGGGCGGTTCAACCAACGCGGTATTGCACCTTATTGCAATGGCTAAAAGCGTTGATGTTAAATTAACTCAAGATGATTTCCAAACTGTAAGTAACCGTATCCCGGTACTGGCCGATATGAAGCCAAGCGGTAAATACATGATGGAAGACCTGCACAATATTGGCGGCGTTCCGGCTGTAATGAAATATTGCTTGGAGCAAGGCTGGCTGCATGGCGATTGCCTCACTGTTACAGGCAAAACCATTGCCGAAAACCTTGCAGACATCCCTGCACTGGAATTTGAAGCTCAAAAGATCATCAAACCTGTTGAAAACCCAATCAAAGCTACCGGTCACCTGCAGATCCTGTACGGAAACCTTGCAGAAGGTGGCAGCGTTGCGAAAATCACAGGTAAAGAGGGTGAGCGTTTCACCGGCCCGGCCCGTGTATTTGACGGCGAGTTTGAACTGATTGCCGGTATCCAGAGCGGCCGTGTTAAAAAAGGCGATGTTGTGGTAATTCGTAACGTAGGCCCTAAAGGCGCCCCGGGCATGCCCGAAATGCTGAAACCAACTTCGGCCATATTTGGTGCAGGTTTGGGTAGCTCAGTAGCATTAATTACCGATGGACGCTTTAGTGGCGGTACGCACGGCTTCGTCGTCGGTCACATCACGCCCGAGGCTTACGATGGCGGGTTTATAGCGATGGTGAAAGACGATGATATAATTGAGATTGATGCTGTTGCAAATAAGATAAACGTTTCGCTGCCGCAAGAAGAAATAGCCGCACGCCGTGCCGCATGGCAAAAACCGGCGCTGAAGGTTACCAAGGGTGTGTTATACCGTTACGCTAAAAACGTAACTACCGCTGCTGAAGGCTGCGTTACCGACGAATAA
- a CDS encoding NAD(P)H-quinone oxidoreductase: MKAIVITQPGGPEVLQLAERPKPQYGADEVLIKVMAAGVNRPDIFQRKGNYPPPAGASADIPGLEVAGVIVEVGDAVIQWKPGDKVCALITGGGYAEYCKAPEGQCLPVPANLSFAEAASLPETFFTVWSNVFDRGKLQPRQSLLVHGGSSGIGVTAIQMAKALGSTVYVTAGSDEKCSFCEQLGADKAINYKTTDFKDAIKSLTHSIGVNVILDMIGGDYMPGNIDSLAIEGRLVMINAMNGREVKLDLAKVMAKRLIITGSMLRSREVAFKAAIAQNLEQKIWPLLSSGKISPIVYKTFDAAEASEAHKLMESSAHTGKIVLTFAQ, encoded by the coding sequence ATGAAAGCAATAGTAATTACTCAACCCGGCGGCCCGGAAGTTTTACAGCTTGCCGAAAGGCCCAAACCCCAATATGGAGCCGACGAAGTACTGATTAAAGTAATGGCGGCAGGTGTTAACCGGCCCGATATTTTTCAGCGCAAAGGGAACTACCCCCCGCCTGCCGGAGCGTCTGCAGATATCCCCGGACTGGAAGTGGCAGGTGTAATTGTCGAAGTGGGCGATGCCGTTATCCAATGGAAACCAGGCGATAAGGTTTGTGCCTTGATTACAGGTGGCGGCTATGCCGAATATTGCAAAGCACCCGAAGGCCAATGCCTGCCCGTGCCTGCTAACTTAAGCTTTGCTGAGGCTGCTTCACTGCCCGAAACATTTTTTACCGTGTGGAGCAATGTATTTGATCGTGGCAAGCTCCAACCCCGCCAATCACTTTTGGTACACGGCGGATCGAGTGGCATTGGTGTTACGGCCATTCAAATGGCCAAAGCTTTGGGCAGCACCGTTTATGTAACAGCCGGCTCCGATGAAAAATGCAGCTTCTGCGAGCAGCTCGGCGCGGATAAGGCCATCAATTATAAAACAACCGACTTTAAAGATGCGATCAAATCGCTTACTCATAGCATTGGTGTTAACGTGATCCTGGATATGATTGGCGGCGACTATATGCCGGGCAACATCGATTCGTTGGCTATTGAAGGCCGACTGGTGATGATCAACGCCATGAATGGCCGCGAAGTGAAGCTTGACCTGGCTAAAGTGATGGCGAAAAGGCTCATCATTACAGGCTCCATGTTAAGAAGCCGTGAGGTTGCATTTAAAGCCGCGATTGCCCAAAACCTCGAACAAAAAATATGGCCATTGCTTTCATCAGGAAAAATCAGCCCCATAGTGTATAAAACTTTCGATGCGGCAGAGGCTTCCGAAGCTCATAAACTGATGGAAAGTAGCGCTCATACGGGCAAAATTGTATTGACTTTTGCGCAATAA
- a CDS encoding GGDEF domain-containing protein, producing the protein MILFFTEFDKIKGFFFPAGIAISVPLYVFSLLGIGILVFYSVYIFYFKEVTSHKKTKTELENVKALLLDSERMRLIDFVTGIANQEKFKIDIQNRPKELFHLILIDLDGFGEINKKQGFQKGDEVIRTIAQDLFARMRRDEEIYKRDYKLENNFMKRIYRKYTGGDEFIFLIKGPQYESVGFLARIQKQLEELNTESPVFSSYKITFHGAIVPLYPSDTYEQAYDKLQRGFVQAAEESNGLRVYWDKSEEDTFVKYKSLYDNARRIFKIQ; encoded by the coding sequence GTGATTTTATTTTTTACAGAGTTTGATAAAATTAAAGGTTTCTTTTTTCCTGCCGGGATAGCTATCAGTGTTCCCTTGTATGTTTTTTCGTTATTGGGTATTGGTATATTGGTGTTTTACAGCGTATATATCTTTTATTTCAAAGAAGTTACCAGTCATAAAAAAACCAAAACCGAATTGGAAAATGTGAAGGCGCTATTACTGGATTCGGAAAGAATGCGCTTGATTGATTTTGTGACCGGAATAGCCAATCAGGAAAAATTCAAAATAGATATCCAAAACAGGCCCAAAGAATTATTTCATCTGATCTTGATAGACTTAGATGGTTTCGGGGAAATAAATAAAAAGCAGGGTTTTCAGAAAGGCGATGAAGTGATCAGGACTATTGCTCAGGACCTGTTTGCCAGGATGAGGAGGGATGAAGAAATCTACAAAAGAGATTATAAGCTTGAAAATAACTTCATGAAACGCATCTACCGAAAATATACAGGGGGCGATGAATTTATTTTTCTGATAAAAGGTCCGCAATATGAGTCTGTTGGTTTTTTAGCGAGGATTCAAAAGCAGTTGGAAGAGCTTAATACTGAATCTCCTGTTTTTTCAAGTTACAAAATAACCTTTCACGGCGCTATCGTGCCACTATATCCGTCAGATACCTATGAGCAAGCTTATGATAAGTTGCAAAGAGGGTTTGTGCAGGCCGCGGAAGAAAGTAACGGGCTACGGGTGTATTGGGATAAAAGTGAAGAAGATACATTTGTGAAATACAAATCTTTGTATGATAATGCAAGAAGGATTTTTAAGATCCAATAA
- the ilvN gene encoding acetolactate synthase small subunit, giving the protein MSEAEKKQEFNITIYTENQIGLLSRIAIIFTRRKINIDSLNTSPSEIDSIHRFNIVINEYEEVVRKLTRQIEKQVEVLKAYYHTNEDVIWQELALYKVSTDVIAEKVSVERLLRENGARAVVIRKDYTVFETTGHREETDNLISILQPYGLIEFVRSARVAIIKDSEGFNSKLREFERLEPGEEVIENEYLNQGEKVFTM; this is encoded by the coding sequence ATGAGCGAAGCAGAAAAAAAACAGGAATTTAACATCACCATATATACCGAAAACCAAATTGGTTTATTAAGCAGGATAGCTATTATATTTACGCGCCGTAAAATCAATATCGACAGCTTGAATACTTCTCCGTCGGAGATTGACAGTATTCACCGCTTCAATATCGTGATTAACGAGTATGAAGAGGTAGTGCGTAAACTTACCCGCCAGATTGAAAAACAGGTTGAGGTGTTAAAAGCATATTATCACACCAACGAAGATGTGATTTGGCAGGAATTAGCGTTATATAAGGTATCAACCGATGTAATTGCCGAAAAGGTTAGCGTTGAGCGTTTATTACGCGAAAACGGTGCACGCGCGGTAGTGATCCGTAAGGACTACACGGTGTTTGAAACCACCGGTCACCGCGAGGAAACCGATAACCTGATCAGCATATTACAACCTTATGGCCTGATTGAGTTTGTACGCAGCGCCCGCGTTGCTATCATTAAAGATAGCGAAGGCTTTAACAGCAAACTGCGCGAATTTGAAAGGCTCGAACCAGGCGAAGAGGTAATCGAAAACGAATACCTGAACCAGGGCGAGAAGGTGTTTACGATGTAA
- the ilvB gene encoding biosynthetic-type acetolactate synthase large subunit, producing the protein MEVAQDTLTAPAAAETVNVSGSVALLEALIAEGTDTIFGYPGGAIMPIYDALFDYNDKLNHILVRHEQGGIHAGQGYARTSGKVGVVFATSGPGATNLVTGLADAQIDSTPLVCITGQVFAHLLGTDAFQETDVINITTPVTKWNYQITDATEIPEVIAKAFYIARSGRPGPVLIDITKNAQIQLFDFAGYKPCDHIRSYRPKPIVRPQYIQQAAELINSAQKPFILFGQGVILGGAEQEFKAFVEKSGIPAAWTVLGAGAIPSDHPLNVGMLGMHGNYGPNVLTNECDVLIAIGMRFDDRVTGRLDKYAKQAKVVHLDIDPAEIDKNVKSTVPVWGDCKETLPLLTKAIEKKEHTEWLAKFNDYTRQEVEAVIHNELNPTTPEMTMGEVIKQLNEITKGEAVIVTDVGQHQMVACRYAKFNNTRSNVTSGGLGTMGFALPAAIGAKFGAQDRTVVAIIGDGGFQMTCQELGTIMQSGIDVKIIIFNNRFLGMVRQWQELFNSRRYSFVDIQSPDFVALAAAYRIPGKLVDDRADLTAALNEMLNTPGSFLLEVMVTKENNVFPMVPQGCSVSEIRLK; encoded by the coding sequence ATGGAAGTTGCACAAGATACACTAACCGCACCCGCCGCCGCCGAAACCGTAAATGTTTCAGGATCGGTAGCATTATTGGAAGCATTAATAGCCGAAGGTACCGATACCATTTTTGGTTATCCGGGTGGCGCTATTATGCCAATTTATGATGCTTTGTTTGATTACAATGATAAACTGAACCACATACTGGTACGCCACGAGCAGGGCGGCATTCACGCAGGCCAAGGCTATGCACGTACTTCGGGCAAAGTGGGCGTGGTATTTGCCACCAGCGGTCCGGGTGCTACCAACCTGGTAACAGGTTTGGCCGATGCCCAGATTGACAGCACACCATTGGTTTGTATTACAGGTCAGGTATTCGCGCACCTTTTAGGTACCGATGCTTTCCAGGAAACCGACGTGATCAACATCACTACCCCGGTTACTAAATGGAACTACCAGATAACTGATGCTACCGAAATTCCGGAAGTTATTGCCAAGGCATTTTATATCGCCCGCAGCGGCAGGCCAGGTCCGGTATTGATTGACATTACCAAAAACGCGCAGATTCAGCTATTTGACTTTGCAGGTTACAAACCATGCGATCATATCCGCAGCTACAGGCCGAAACCTATTGTTCGCCCGCAATACATTCAACAGGCTGCAGAGCTGATCAATAGCGCTCAAAAACCTTTCATCCTGTTTGGTCAGGGTGTTATTTTGGGCGGTGCCGAGCAGGAATTTAAAGCGTTTGTTGAAAAAAGCGGTATCCCTGCAGCGTGGACAGTGCTTGGCGCAGGCGCTATCCCGTCAGACCATCCGTTAAACGTAGGTATGTTGGGTATGCATGGCAACTACGGCCCTAACGTATTAACCAATGAGTGCGATGTATTGATCGCGATAGGTATGCGTTTTGATGACCGCGTAACCGGTCGTCTGGATAAATATGCAAAACAGGCTAAAGTTGTTCATTTGGATATCGACCCTGCCGAGATCGACAAAAACGTAAAATCAACCGTACCGGTTTGGGGCGATTGCAAGGAAACACTTCCGTTGCTGACCAAAGCCATCGAAAAGAAAGAACACACTGAATGGCTGGCTAAGTTTAACGACTACACCCGTCAGGAAGTTGAAGCAGTTATCCATAACGAGCTTAACCCAACCACGCCTGAAATGACCATGGGCGAGGTGATCAAACAACTTAACGAGATCACCAAAGGTGAAGCCGTTATTGTGACCGACGTAGGTCAGCATCAAATGGTAGCCTGCCGTTACGCTAAGTTTAACAATACCCGCAGCAACGTTACCAGCGGAGGTTTAGGCACTATGGGCTTTGCATTGCCTGCTGCTATAGGCGCTAAATTTGGCGCTCAGGATCGTACAGTAGTAGCTATTATTGGCGATGGAGGTTTCCAGATGACCTGCCAGGAATTGGGTACTATTATGCAAAGCGGTATCGATGTAAAGATTATCATCTTTAATAACCGTTTCCTGGGCATGGTAAGGCAATGGCAGGAGCTGTTCAATTCGCGCCGTTACTCATTTGTTGATATTCAAAGTCCGGATTTTGTGGCATTAGCCGCAGCATACCGCATACCGGGCAAATTAGTTGATGATCGCGCAGATTTGACTGCAGCATTAAATGAAATGCTAAACACGCCGGGATCATTCCTTTTGGAAGTAATGGTTACCAAAGAGAATAACGTATTCCCGATGGTACCACAAGGATGCAGTGTAAGCGAGATCAGGTTAAAGTAA
- the atpD gene encoding F0F1 ATP synthase subunit beta, which produces MPNIGKISRIIGPVVDVSFADDAHLPKIYDALEITKDNGQKVILEVQQHLGEDRVRAIAMDSTDGLLRGMKVLDTEAAIKMPVGDNIKGRVFNVVGDAIDGIADLDKSNGRPIHATPPRFEDLSTETEVLFTGIKVIDLLEPYAKGGKIGLFGGAGVGKTVLIQELINNIAKAYAGLSVFAGVGERTREGNDLLREMLESGIIKYGDAFMHSMEEGGWDLSKVDTEAMKDSKATFVFGQMNEPPGARARVALSGLTIAEYFRDGDEDGKGRDILFFIDNIFRFTQAGSEVSALLGRMPSAVGYQPTLATEMGTMQERITSTKRGSITSVQAVYVPADDLTDPAPATTFAHLDATTVLSRKIAELGIYPAVDPLDSTSRILSPAVLGDEHYNTAQRVKETLQRYKELQDIIAILGMDELSEEDKLVVSRARRVQRFLSQPFHVAEQFTGLKGVLVDIKDTIKGFNMIMDGEVDEYPEAAFNLVGSIDDAIEKGKKLLAEANS; this is translated from the coding sequence ATGCCAAACATTGGAAAAATTTCAAGGATCATTGGTCCGGTAGTTGACGTAAGTTTCGCTGATGACGCTCATCTTCCTAAAATTTATGACGCGTTAGAGATCACTAAAGACAATGGCCAAAAAGTTATTTTAGAGGTTCAGCAGCACTTAGGCGAAGACCGTGTACGTGCTATCGCGATGGACTCGACTGACGGCTTGTTACGCGGTATGAAGGTTTTAGATACCGAAGCTGCTATCAAAATGCCGGTAGGCGACAACATCAAAGGCCGCGTATTTAACGTGGTAGGTGATGCTATCGACGGTATCGCTGATCTTGACAAATCAAATGGTCGTCCTATTCACGCAACCCCTCCAAGGTTTGAAGACCTATCTACCGAAACTGAAGTACTTTTTACAGGTATTAAAGTTATCGACCTTTTAGAGCCTTATGCAAAAGGTGGTAAAATCGGTCTGTTTGGTGGTGCCGGTGTAGGTAAAACAGTATTGATCCAGGAACTGATCAACAATATCGCGAAAGCTTATGCAGGTTTATCTGTATTTGCAGGTGTTGGCGAGCGTACACGTGAAGGTAATGACCTTTTACGTGAGATGCTTGAATCAGGCATTATAAAATATGGCGACGCTTTCATGCATTCAATGGAAGAAGGCGGCTGGGATCTATCTAAAGTAGATACCGAAGCCATGAAAGATTCAAAAGCAACATTCGTGTTCGGTCAGATGAACGAGCCGCCGGGTGCACGTGCACGTGTGGCCCTTTCAGGCTTAACTATTGCCGAGTATTTCCGTGATGGTGATGAAGATGGTAAAGGCCGTGATATCCTTTTCTTTATCGACAACATCTTCCGTTTTACCCAGGCAGGTTCAGAAGTATCAGCGCTATTAGGTCGTATGCCATCAGCGGTAGGTTACCAGCCAACGCTTGCTACCGAGATGGGTACCATGCAAGAGCGTATCACTTCAACCAAACGTGGTTCAATCACTTCAGTACAGGCCGTTTACGTACCTGCGGATGACTTGACTGACCCGGCGCCGGCTACAACCTTCGCCCACTTAGATGCTACTACCGTACTTTCACGTAAAATTGCCGAGCTTGGTATTTATCCTGCGGTGGATCCTTTGGATTCAACCTCACGTATCCTTAGCCCAGCTGTTTTAGGTGATGAGCACTACAATACCGCTCAACGCGTTAAAGAAACTTTACAACGCTACAAAGAGCTTCAGGATATCATCGCCATCTTGGGTATGGACGAGCTTTCTGAAGAAGATAAGTTAGTTGTATCACGCGCTCGTCGTGTTCAGCGTTTCTTGTCACAGCCGTTCCACGTTGCCGAGCAGTTCACCGGCTTAAAAGGTGTACTGGTTGACATTAAAGATACCATCAAAGGTTTCAACATGATCATGGACGGTGAAGTTGATGAGTACCCTGAAGCAGCTTTCAACTTAGTTGGCAGCATTGACGATGCTATTGAAAAAGGCAAAAAATTATTAGCTGAGGCTAATTCATAA
- the atpC gene encoding ATP synthase F1 subunit epsilon, with protein MTLEILTPDKKVYEGEATSVTLPGALGLFEILNNHAPIISTLQDGKLTVRGGAAKEEVFFIKGGVVEALNNKVTVLAEGIQHK; from the coding sequence ATGACATTAGAAATTCTTACTCCCGATAAAAAAGTTTACGAAGGCGAGGCCACCTCGGTAACCTTACCTGGTGCTTTGGGATTATTTGAAATACTGAACAACCACGCCCCTATTATTTCCACCCTTCAGGATGGCAAACTTACCGTACGCGGTGGTGCAGCTAAAGAAGAAGTGTTTTTTATTAAAGGCGGTGTTGTAGAAGCATTAAACAATAAAGTAACTGTTTTAGCCGAAGGCATTCAGCACAAATAA
- a CDS encoding Fic family protein, whose amino-acid sequence MKDLAFEILPVDLLDDYLRQVPQTVLQSFEQLADSELSTNTFSFYTALSAVYSSKIEGEDIELDSFTKHKMLGVQSLPKYIQKADDLYESYRFAKKAKLNYHSVQEAHRLLTKHILKEDRRGQLRTGSMLVTAPDRKEEYIACSPGLIKEKLEMLFNDINLLLKTKLIATEVFFCAAMLHLVFVKIHPFEDGNGRMARLLEKWFIAEKLGPKAWFLQSEKYYYDHHQDYYHNIRLLGLEYDLLDYSAALPFLLMLPDSF is encoded by the coding sequence ATGAAGGATCTCGCTTTTGAAATCTTACCCGTTGATTTGTTGGATGATTATCTCCGGCAGGTGCCTCAAACTGTGCTTCAAAGTTTTGAGCAATTAGCGGATAGTGAACTATCTACAAATACCTTTAGTTTTTATACAGCTCTCTCGGCAGTTTACTCATCTAAGATTGAAGGAGAGGATATTGAGCTTGATTCGTTCACAAAGCATAAAATGCTTGGTGTTCAATCTTTACCGAAATATATCCAGAAAGCAGATGATCTGTACGAATCATATCGGTTTGCCAAAAAGGCTAAACTCAATTATCATTCAGTTCAGGAAGCCCACCGTTTGCTTACCAAGCATATCTTAAAGGAAGACCGCCGCGGGCAATTACGCACCGGCAGCATGCTGGTAACAGCGCCGGACAGAAAGGAAGAATATATAGCCTGCTCTCCGGGCCTGATAAAGGAAAAGCTTGAAATGCTTTTTAATGATATCAACCTGCTGCTAAAAACAAAGTTAATCGCTACTGAAGTATTCTTTTGTGCAGCTATGCTGCATCTGGTATTTGTAAAGATCCATCCTTTTGAAGATGGTAACGGGCGCATGGCGCGTTTATTAGAAAAATGGTTTATAGCAGAAAAGCTTGGCCCGAAAGCCTGGTTTCTGCAATCAGAAAAATACTACTATGATCATCATCAGGATTATTACCACAACATCAGGTTGCTGGGGCTTGAGTACGACCTGTTGGATTACTCGGCTGCTTTACCTTTTTTGCTAATGTTGCCTGATTCTTTTTAG
- a CDS encoding ABC transporter permease, which yields MIRNYFKTAFRSLLKNKGFTFINILGLALGLAICLLITFYVVDELSYDRYNTKHERVYRVNTDLKFSGTLTEYAITAIPVANVLKTECPEVETAVRITPALNIRFKKGDEIVREDGSTFYSEPNIFDVFTLPLLSGDAKTALKEPNTVVIAESMAQKYFNRVNVVGQTLFLVTSSTPLKITGVMKDMPVQSHFRANFLLSAGPVSNDAPWNRLTAFATYVLLKPNSNVPRLESKLNAVMKEGLKGSSTMNYSKFTAGGNYFKLSLMPVTDIHLKSNRVMELGANGNSQYVYIFAAVAIFILLLACINFMNLSTARSANRAREVGVRKVLGSSRSHLIFQFLAESLIVTFAAAVIAILAAWALLPLFNHLSNKQLAINAQTATWILPALLSIVIIVGILAGSYPAFFLSAFQPINVLKGKISTGFKGGAFRSTLVVFQFSISIFLVIGTLVIYNQLNYIQNKDLGFNRNQVLILNNVNTLEHPELLKQEIKKLPGVVNATLTSFLPTANNKVLNYVSPGEKQEGQSTQFWKIDEDYIGTMGMQMKTGRGFSGEFRTDSTAMVINETAAKVFGYGDNANGKTITTGTAKDLKKYHVIGVVKDFNFSSLRDNVTPLVMTLDNDWLARLSIRVNTHNLPALMAGIEKTWKTIAPNEHFDYSFMDADFDALYRTEQRMGQLFITFTGLAIVIACLGLFGLAAYAAEQRNREIGIRKVLGASITAIVTMLSKDFVKLVIISFAIAAPLAWLTMNKWLQGFAYRQNIQWWMVILAGSGAILIAFATISLQSFRAAAANPVQSLRDGD from the coding sequence ATGATCAGGAACTATTTTAAAACCGCTTTTCGCAGTCTGCTTAAAAATAAGGGATTCACTTTCATCAATATTTTAGGCCTGGCACTGGGCTTGGCCATTTGCTTGCTTATTACCTTTTATGTGGTAGATGAATTAAGTTATGACCGGTATAACACCAAACACGAGCGTGTATACCGGGTAAATACCGACCTAAAGTTTAGCGGTACGCTTACCGAATATGCCATAACCGCCATCCCGGTTGCCAACGTTTTAAAAACCGAATGCCCCGAAGTTGAAACAGCAGTGCGCATTACACCAGCCTTAAATATCCGATTCAAAAAAGGTGATGAAATTGTGCGGGAAGACGGCTCAACTTTTTACAGCGAGCCCAATATTTTCGATGTATTTACCCTTCCCCTACTTTCCGGAGATGCAAAAACGGCTTTAAAAGAGCCCAACACGGTGGTCATTGCCGAGTCGATGGCTCAAAAATATTTTAACCGCGTCAATGTAGTTGGGCAAACTCTGTTTTTGGTAACAAGCAGCACACCGCTCAAAATAACCGGGGTAATGAAAGATATGCCGGTACAATCACATTTCAGGGCCAACTTTTTACTGTCGGCCGGGCCGGTTAGCAATGATGCTCCGTGGAATAGGTTAACCGCCTTTGCCACCTATGTGCTGCTTAAACCCAATTCAAATGTTCCCCGCCTCGAATCAAAGCTTAATGCCGTGATGAAAGAGGGCCTCAAAGGTTCAAGCACCATGAACTACAGCAAATTTACCGCAGGCGGCAATTATTTTAAGCTGAGCCTGATGCCGGTGACAGATATCCACCTTAAATCAAACCGGGTAATGGAACTGGGTGCCAATGGTAATAGTCAGTACGTTTACATTTTTGCAGCGGTAGCGATTTTTATCCTGCTGCTGGCCTGCATTAACTTCATGAACCTGTCCACAGCCCGCTCGGCCAACCGCGCCCGCGAGGTTGGTGTGCGTAAAGTTTTAGGTTCATCCCGCAGTCACCTCATTTTCCAGTTCCTGGCAGAATCGCTGATCGTAACCTTTGCGGCAGCCGTTATAGCGATACTCGCTGCCTGGGCTTTACTCCCATTATTCAATCATTTATCAAACAAACAATTAGCCATAAACGCTCAAACTGCAACCTGGATACTGCCTGCCTTGTTAAGCATTGTCATCATCGTTGGCATTTTAGCTGGTTCTTACCCTGCTTTCTTCCTCTCGGCGTTTCAGCCTATTAACGTTTTAAAAGGAAAAATCTCAACGGGTTTTAAAGGCGGGGCTTTCCGGAGTACGCTGGTGGTCTTCCAGTTTTCTATCTCCATATTTTTAGTGATAGGTACGTTGGTTATTTATAACCAGCTTAATTATATCCAGAATAAAGATCTCGGCTTCAACCGCAATCAGGTGCTTATTCTCAACAATGTTAACACACTTGAACACCCCGAACTACTAAAACAGGAAATTAAAAAGTTACCCGGAGTTGTTAATGCCACCCTAACCAGCTTTTTACCTACTGCCAACAACAAGGTTTTAAACTATGTATCGCCGGGCGAGAAGCAAGAAGGGCAATCTACCCAGTTCTGGAAAATAGACGAAGACTACATCGGCACCATGGGCATGCAAATGAAAACAGGTCGCGGGTTTTCCGGTGAGTTTAGAACCGATTCGACAGCTATGGTTATTAATGAAACTGCGGCAAAGGTATTTGGCTATGGCGATAACGCCAATGGTAAAACCATTACCACAGGTACCGCGAAAGACCTCAAAAAATATCATGTGATAGGTGTAGTAAAAGATTTCAATTTCAGTTCGCTGCGTGATAATGTTACCCCGTTGGTGATGACTCTTGATAACGACTGGCTGGCTCGTTTAAGTATCCGCGTAAACACCCATAACCTGCCGGCCCTGATGGCCGGGATAGAAAAAACCTGGAAAACAATTGCGCCCAATGAACATTTTGATTACTCGTTTATGGATGCCGATTTTGACGCCCTATATCGTACGGAACAACGTATGGGGCAGCTTTTTATAACGTTTACAGGCTTAGCCATTGTAATTGCCTGCCTTGGCCTGTTCGGCCTTGCAGCTTACGCGGCCGAGCAACGCAACCGGGAGATTGGCATCAGGAAAGTGCTGGGCGCAAGCATCACCGCTATTGTAACCATGCTATCAAAAGATTTTGTAAAACTGGTGATCATATCATTCGCCATAGCGGCGCCATTGGCGTGGCTAACCATGAATAAATGGTTGCAGGGTTTTGCTTATCGTCAAAATATCCAATGGTGGATGGTGATATTAGCTGGTTCGGGAGCGATACTAATTGCCTTTGCTACCATCAGCCTGCAATCATTCAGGGCCGCCGCTGCCAACCCGGTTCAGAGTTTGAGGGATGGGGATTAA